The Setaria italica strain Yugu1 chromosome IX, Setaria_italica_v2.0, whole genome shotgun sequence genome has a window encoding:
- the LOC111258410 gene encoding transcription factor bHLH19-like, which yields MNSSLDHQWLEELENEDLRELDFIDPLSIHQLAESMANELWEQPSQEQQVELDQRQQRSYPAAFSVLGDDINKSYPKGFPTAITAGGGDDSMFSFVDGNSKQLSFSAREHKQEGNTSSLTMTKETKGGRRASSSVPEHVISERKRREKMHLQFATLASIIPDVTKTDKVSLLGSAIDYVHHLRGRLKALQEEHHRSTGSTAESPPLDARCCIGFEDDGEASPKIEADVRGRTVMLRVVCREKKGVLIMVLKELEKHGLTIINTNVLPLSESSSLNITVTAQIEDGSSTAVDLVNNLNSALKKF from the exons ATGAACTCCTCACTCGATCATCAATGGCTGGAGGAACTG GAAAACGAGGATCTCCGGGAGCTCGACTTCATTGACCCGCTGAGCATACATCAGCTTGCGGAATCCATGGCCAACGAGCTCTGGGAGCAGCCTTCTCAAGAACAGCAAGTAGAATTGGATCAACGGCAGCAGCGTTCGTACCCGGCAGCCTTCTCCGTTCTCGGGGACGACATCAACAAATCCTACCCCAAGGGCTTCCCGACGGCCATcaccgcgggcggcggcgacgacagcATGTTCTCCTTCGTCGACGGCAACTCAAAGCAGTTGAGCTTCTCTGCGCGAGAGCACAAGCAGGAAGGCAACACATCGTCGCTGACGATGACCAAGGAGACGAAAGGCGGGCGGAGGGCGAGCTCGAGCGTGCCTGAGCACGTCATTTCGGAGAGGAAGCGGCGGGAGAAGATGCACCTCCAGTTCGCGACACTCGCGTCCATCATCCCCGACGTCACCAAG ACAGACAAGGTGTCCCTTCTAGGGAGCGCCATCGACTACGTGCACCACCTCAGGGGAAGGCTCAAGGCCCTGCAGGAGGAGCACCACCGGAGCACCGGCAGCACGGCGGAATCCCCACCGCTGGATGCCCGGTGCTGCATCGGCTTCGAGGATGACGGCGAGGCGAGCCCCAAGATCGAGGCCGACGTCCGGGGAAGGACGGTTATGCTGAGGGTGGTGTGCCGGGAGAAGAAGGGGGTGCTGATCATGGTGCTCAAGGAGCTGGAGAAGCACGGCCTGACCATCATCAACACCAACGTCTTGCCGCTCTCCGAGTCGTCGTCGCTGAACATCACCGTTACCGCGCAG ATTGAAGACGGATCTTCTACCGCAGTTGACCTTGTGAATAATCTAAATTCTGCTCTAAAAAAATTTTAG
- the LOC111258463 gene encoding transcription factor bHLH19-like, producing MDSSASQWLAELENDDLGGLEFIDPLSMQQLAESLANELWNEPRAPQEQQQEQNYQPQQCTPPPKGFAFVGDLNLNTANGRCPTPVVSAGGIDNMFSFTAGGLSAPLNFTAQEETGQAESVATGSTVGKCCSSSTTEKKSGGRKPSSSVKEHVIAERKRREKMHHQFATLASIIPDITKTDKVSVLGSTIEYLHHLRNRLRTLQEQQHQQGSSTAESPTTLNARRCCIASEGDGAASPKIEADVQGTTVLLRVVCRKKKGVLIMVLTELEKHRLSIINTNVVPFAKSSLNITITAQIEDGSSTTVELVNNLNSALKKF from the exons ATGGACTCCTCGGCCAGTCAATGGCTGGCAGAACTC GAGAACGATGATCTTGGAGGACTGGAGTTCATCGACCCGCTGAGCATGCAGCAGCTTGCGGAATCCCTGGCCAACGAGCTCTGGAACGAGCCTCGGGCTCCTCAAGAGCAGCAGCAAGAACAAAACTATCAACCGCAGCAATGCACTCCACCGCCGAAAGGCTTCGCGTTCGTGGGCGACCTCAACCTCAACACTGCCAACGGCCGCTGTCCAACTCCTGTTGTCAGTGCAGGCGGCATCGACAACATGTTCTCCTTCACTGCCGGCGGCTTGTCGGCCCCACTGAACTTCACGGCACAAGAGGAAACAGGGCAAGCAGAGAGCGTCGCCACCGGCAGCACCGTTGGGAAATGCTGCTCGTCATCGACGACGGAGAAGAAAAGCGGCGGCCGGAAGCCGAGCTCGAGCGTGAAGGAGCACGTCATCGCCGAGAGGAAGCGGCGGGAGAAGATGCACCACCAGTTCGCAACGCTCGCGTCCATCATCCCCGACATCACCAAG ACAGACAAGGTGTCCGTCTTGGGCAGCACCATCGAGTACCTGCACCACCTGAGGAACAGGCTCAGGACACTGCAAGAGCAGCAGCACCAACAGGGCAGCAGCACCGCGGAGTCCCCCACCACGTTGAACGCACGCCGCTGCTGCATCGCCTCCgagggcgacggcgcggcgagcCCGAAGATCGAGGCGGACGTGCAAGGGACGACGGTTCTTCTGAGGGTGGTGTGCCGGAAGAAGAAGGGGGTGCTGATCATGGTGCTCACGGAGCTGGAGAAGCACCGCCTGTCCATCATCAACACCAACGTTGTGCCGTTCGCAAAGTCATCACTGAACATCACTATCACGGCACAG ATTGAAGACGGATCTTCTACCACAGTTGAACTTGTGAATAATCTAAATTCAGCTCTCAAAAAGTTTTAG